The genomic region GTTGTTGTCGTCGGATTTCGGCTCTACATTGCCCACCCCGCTTGACTGAAGTTGGGCCGGGAGCAGGGAGACCGCATGAAGATTCACGAGTATCAATCCAAGGAAATCTTTGAGGCAGCAGGGATTACCGTGCCCAGGGGACGGGTCGCCGTCACCGTCGCCGAAGCGCGCCGGATTGCCGAAGAAATTGGTAAGCCCGTGGTGATCAAGGCACAAGTGCATGTGGGCGGCCGC from bacterium harbors:
- a CDS encoding ATP-grasp domain-containing protein, which encodes MKIHEYQSKEIFEAAGITVPRGRVAVTVAEARRIAEEIGKPVVIKAQVHVGGR